A genomic stretch from Spongiibacter nanhainus includes:
- a CDS encoding GAF domain-containing protein, protein MQESTSHRRVTANLPADPIINRALELGCQRLGLSTGILSHVVGDTYYVVDVSAVDDTFQRGQHYPLKDTYCRDVVHNRKTISMSGSSALNHIQAHPLYQTFPLQAYISTPVWHKGAVWGTLNYSSLLEQREPFTAEEIYFLESQAAMIARRL, encoded by the coding sequence ATGCAAGAATCGACCTCACATCGACGTGTCACAGCCAATTTGCCCGCCGATCCGATCATTAACCGGGCTCTGGAGCTCGGCTGTCAACGGCTGGGGCTCAGCACAGGCATTCTCAGCCACGTGGTGGGCGACACCTATTATGTGGTCGATGTCAGTGCGGTAGATGATACCTTTCAGCGAGGTCAGCACTATCCCCTTAAGGACACCTACTGCCGGGATGTCGTCCACAACCGCAAAACGATTTCCATGTCTGGCAGCAGTGCCCTCAACCACATTCAGGCTCACCCCTTGTACCAAACCTTTCCCCTGCAAGCCTACATCAGCACACCGGTGTGGCATAAGGGGGCGGTATGGGGCACCCTAAACTACTCCAGCCTACTTGAGCAGCGCGAGCCCTTCACCGCCGAAGAAATCTATTTTTTAGAAAGCCAGGCCGCTATGATTGCACGACGTCTCTAG
- a CDS encoding AraC family transcriptional regulator gives MLNISISNYFVRAVLHHAPAAGLDRTELLRQAGIPPELYDQHYARISAVRFAMLQAKAVQAMGDEFLGYGPRRLLPGTWANMCHAVIHCPTLGEALDRCCSFYRMFEDGLQPSLERHGEHLRITIEAGRSDFDYTLYAWEQMMYTLHRFASWLVRQHVPLVSIDMAAPVPAHIDDYRHVFLGQPVQFDRPRFALTLSSQVAALPLEQNEQSLHHFLHHPLLVLLVQQYKQQSWSQRVRQALSKNLHLSPTIDDIAADLKLHQQTLRRRLASEGASYNEIKNQCRRDTALYYLGKPHLSIEHIALQTGFSETSAFTRAFKQWTGVAPRLYRRRQ, from the coding sequence ATGCTCAATATTTCCATTTCCAATTACTTTGTCCGAGCGGTGCTTCACCACGCCCCCGCCGCCGGTCTGGATCGCACCGAATTGCTCCGTCAAGCCGGCATTCCTCCTGAGCTCTATGACCAGCACTACGCGCGAATTTCGGCGGTACGCTTTGCCATGCTGCAAGCCAAGGCCGTGCAAGCCATGGGCGATGAGTTTCTCGGTTATGGACCCAGACGCCTGCTCCCCGGTACCTGGGCCAATATGTGCCACGCAGTCATTCACTGCCCGACACTGGGGGAAGCCCTGGATCGCTGCTGCAGCTTTTATCGCATGTTTGAGGACGGCCTACAGCCCAGCCTGGAGCGGCACGGGGAGCACCTGCGGATTACTATCGAGGCTGGGCGGTCCGATTTTGACTACACCCTCTACGCCTGGGAGCAAATGATGTACACCCTGCACCGCTTTGCCAGCTGGCTGGTGCGGCAACACGTGCCCCTGGTGTCAATTGACATGGCAGCCCCAGTGCCGGCCCATATCGACGACTACCGACATGTGTTTTTAGGGCAACCGGTGCAATTTGATCGGCCGCGATTTGCCCTCACGTTGTCATCGCAGGTGGCGGCCTTACCACTGGAGCAAAATGAACAATCCCTGCATCACTTCCTTCACCACCCTTTGCTGGTGCTTTTGGTGCAGCAATACAAACAGCAAAGTTGGTCCCAGCGGGTGCGCCAAGCGCTGAGCAAAAACCTCCACCTCAGCCCCACCATTGACGACATCGCCGCCGACCTGAAGCTTCACCAGCAGACTCTGCGCCGCCGGCTGGCCAGTGAGGGTGCCAGCTACAACGAGATCAAAAACCAGTGCCGACGGGATACCGCACTGTATTATCTCGGCAAGCCCCATCTGTCCATCGAACATATCGCGTTGCAGACCGGATTTTCCGAGACCAGCGCCTTTACCCGGGCCTTTAAACAGTGGACAGGGGTCGCGCCGCGCCTGTATCGGCGCCGTCAGTAA
- a CDS encoding NAD(P)H-dependent flavin oxidoreductase, with protein sequence MKTRVTELLGTKYPIIQGGMQWVGRAELASAVSNAGGLGILTALTQPTPEDLYKEILRCKEMTDKPFGVNLTILPTINPVPYDEYAEAAVKGGIRIVETAGRSPEPFMPYFKENGVKVIHKCTSVRHSLKAEKVGVDAVSVDGFECAGHPGEDDVTNLILLPAAKAKLKIPMIASGGIGDAQGMVAAFALGAEGINMGTRFCATQEAPIHDNVKQAMVQGDERQTALIFRTLNNTARVFRNAIAEQVLEIEGKDGDTDFADLQPLVAGARGREKVLEGGDTDDGIWTAGMVIGLINDIPTCQELLDRMVSEAKALIAERLTTPFAD encoded by the coding sequence ATGAAAACACGTGTAACTGAATTGCTGGGCACTAAATATCCCATTATCCAGGGCGGTATGCAGTGGGTAGGGCGAGCAGAGCTCGCCTCCGCCGTATCCAATGCCGGTGGCTTGGGTATTCTTACCGCTCTGACGCAGCCGACTCCGGAGGATCTGTACAAAGAGATTCTTCGTTGTAAGGAAATGACCGACAAGCCCTTTGGCGTGAACCTGACCATCCTGCCTACCATCAATCCGGTACCTTACGATGAGTATGCGGAAGCGGCAGTAAAAGGCGGTATCCGCATTGTGGAAACCGCCGGGCGCAGCCCGGAGCCTTTTATGCCTTACTTCAAGGAGAACGGGGTTAAGGTCATTCACAAGTGCACCTCGGTGCGCCACTCTCTCAAAGCGGAGAAAGTGGGTGTGGATGCGGTCAGTGTCGACGGCTTCGAGTGTGCCGGTCACCCCGGCGAAGACGACGTCACCAACCTTATCCTGCTGCCGGCGGCGAAAGCCAAACTGAAAATTCCGATGATCGCCTCAGGCGGTATCGGCGATGCTCAGGGCATGGTAGCGGCTTTTGCGCTGGGCGCAGAGGGGATCAATATGGGGACTCGCTTCTGCGCCACCCAGGAAGCCCCGATCCACGACAACGTCAAGCAGGCAATGGTTCAGGGCGATGAGCGTCAAACGGCGTTGATCTTCCGTACCTTGAACAACACCGCCCGGGTATTCCGCAATGCCATTGCCGAGCAAGTGTTGGAGATAGAAGGCAAGGACGGCGATACCGATTTTGCCGATCTACAGCCCCTGGTGGCTGGTGCTCGGGGTCGCGAAAAAGTACTGGAAGGTGGCGATACCGATGATGGTATCTGGACAGCAGGTATGGTGATTGGCCTGATCAATGACATCCCGACGTGTCAGGAGCTGCTGGACCGCATGGTGAGCGAGGCCAAGGCCCTGATCGCCGAGCGACTCACCACACCCTTCGCGGACTAA
- a CDS encoding acetyl-CoA C-acetyltransferase: MTEAWIIDACRTPRGIGKAGKGALAGIHPHHLGATVLKAIAERNNLNTADVDDIIWGTSSQRGEQGSDLGRMAALEAGYDVKSSAMTLDRFCGSGITTVNLAAATISAGFEDVVIAGGTEMMSNYGHAENNPSMFLDNGNLVLREMHPQPHQGICADAIATLEGIEREALDQLAVVSQERADHAIKNGHFDKSLVPVYKQDGTLALDKEEFPRPGTTLEALSQLNPAFEKLANLPLDEAGTTYAGLVNKAYPDLKIKHVHHGGNSSGVVDGAAALLMTSPEYAKKHGLKPRGRVVAMANMGDSPTLMLNAPVPATKKVLAKAGLTLDDIDLFEINEAFAVVAEKFIRDLNLDRDKVNVNGGAMALGHPIGATGSILIGTVLDELERRDLKRGLITMCAAGGMAPAIIIERM, translated from the coding sequence ATGACTGAAGCGTGGATTATTGATGCATGCCGTACCCCCCGCGGTATTGGCAAAGCGGGCAAAGGCGCCCTGGCCGGTATTCACCCCCATCACCTGGGAGCCACCGTGCTCAAGGCGATTGCCGAGCGCAACAACCTGAACACTGCCGATGTAGATGACATTATCTGGGGCACCAGCTCCCAGCGCGGCGAGCAGGGCAGCGACCTGGGCCGTATGGCGGCTCTGGAAGCGGGCTACGATGTAAAAAGCAGTGCCATGACCCTGGACCGTTTTTGTGGCTCGGGCATTACCACCGTCAACCTGGCGGCGGCGACAATCTCAGCCGGTTTTGAGGACGTGGTCATCGCCGGTGGTACTGAAATGATGTCCAACTACGGGCACGCGGAGAATAACCCCTCCATGTTCCTGGATAACGGCAACCTGGTGTTGCGGGAAATGCATCCCCAGCCCCACCAAGGTATCTGTGCCGATGCGATTGCGACACTGGAAGGCATCGAACGTGAGGCCCTGGATCAGTTGGCCGTGGTCAGCCAGGAGCGCGCCGATCACGCTATCAAGAATGGCCATTTCGACAAGAGCCTGGTGCCGGTTTATAAGCAAGACGGTACGTTGGCCCTGGACAAAGAAGAATTCCCCCGTCCCGGCACCACGCTGGAAGCGCTCTCTCAGCTAAACCCTGCTTTTGAGAAGCTGGCCAATTTGCCTCTGGACGAGGCCGGCACCACCTACGCTGGCTTGGTCAACAAGGCGTATCCCGACCTGAAAATCAAGCACGTTCACCACGGTGGTAACTCCTCGGGTGTCGTGGACGGTGCCGCAGCACTGCTGATGACATCCCCCGAGTACGCCAAGAAGCACGGCCTGAAGCCCCGCGGCCGGGTTGTGGCGATGGCCAATATGGGTGATTCCCCCACCTTGATGCTGAATGCCCCGGTACCCGCCACCAAGAAAGTACTGGCCAAAGCCGGCCTGACTTTGGACGATATCGACCTGTTTGAAATCAACGAGGCCTTTGCCGTCGTGGCCGAGAAATTTATCCGCGACCTCAACCTCGACCGCGACAAAGTCAACGTCAATGGTGGTGCAATGGCGCTGGGTCACCCCATCGGTGCCACGGGTTCCATTCTGATTGGCACGGTGCTGGACGAGCTGGAGCGCCGCGACCTGAAACGCGGTTTGATCACCATGTGCGCTGCGGGCGGTATGGCGCCGGCCATTATTATCGAGCGTATGTAA
- a CDS encoding crotonase/enoyl-CoA hydratase family protein, whose protein sequence is MSEDAVLVNVEDGVMVVTINRPKAKNSVNLAVAKGIAAAMDQLDSDDSIRAAILTGADNTFCAGMDLKAFVTGELPMIKGRGFAGLVEKLPQKPLIGAVEGFALAGGCELALSCDVLVVGDNVKFGIPEVKRGLAAAAGGLMRLPKQIPPRIAMEMALTGDFISAQRAYELGLINRIVPAGSALEGALEMAKTIAANGPMAVLASKRVVVESGNWSEEEMWKNQAAIVDPVFSSEDAIEGSKAFAEKRAPNWKGK, encoded by the coding sequence ATGAGCGAAGATGCAGTTTTAGTAAATGTAGAAGATGGCGTGATGGTGGTGACCATCAATCGTCCGAAAGCAAAGAATTCCGTCAATCTGGCCGTCGCCAAAGGCATTGCGGCGGCAATGGATCAATTGGATAGCGACGACTCAATTCGCGCCGCCATTCTCACCGGTGCCGACAACACCTTTTGTGCCGGTATGGATTTGAAAGCCTTCGTGACTGGCGAGCTGCCCATGATTAAGGGCCGCGGTTTTGCTGGGCTGGTCGAGAAACTGCCGCAAAAACCCTTGATTGGTGCTGTGGAAGGTTTCGCCCTGGCCGGTGGTTGCGAACTGGCCCTGAGCTGCGACGTGCTGGTTGTGGGCGACAACGTTAAGTTTGGCATCCCCGAAGTAAAACGCGGCTTGGCGGCTGCTGCCGGTGGCCTGATGCGTTTGCCCAAGCAAATTCCCCCCCGCATCGCCATGGAAATGGCACTGACAGGCGACTTTATCAGCGCCCAACGGGCCTATGAACTGGGCCTGATCAACCGCATCGTGCCGGCGGGTAGCGCTCTGGAAGGTGCCCTGGAAATGGCGAAAACCATCGCGGCTAATGGCCCCATGGCGGTACTGGCGTCAAAACGCGTTGTGGTGGAATCTGGCAACTGGTCAGAAGAGGAAATGTGGAAGAATCAGGCCGCCATTGTCGACCCGGTTTTCTCCAGTGAAGACGCCATTGAAGGCTCAAAAGCCTTTGCTGAAAAACGTGCCCCCAATTGGAAGGGCAAGTAA
- a CDS encoding SDR family NAD(P)-dependent oxidoreductase produces MDLQGKVAIVTGGASGLGEATVRAYVAKGAKVAIFDMNEERANNIISELGADNVAFYNVNVTNEESVQSSINDVVAKWGGLHICNNYAGIGNAIKTLGKDGAFPLDAYKTVIEVNLIGTFNVARLAAEQMAKNDPYDGVNARGVIINTASVAAYEGQVGQVAYSSSKGGVVGMTLPMARDLASYGIRVNTIVPGLIHTPLFETLPEAAYKSLENSVVNPKRLGRPEEIAHLSVMMAENEYMNGECIRLDGAIRMQPR; encoded by the coding sequence ATGGATTTGCAAGGAAAAGTAGCGATCGTTACTGGCGGCGCATCAGGTCTCGGTGAGGCCACCGTCCGCGCCTATGTGGCCAAAGGGGCCAAGGTTGCCATCTTCGACATGAACGAAGAGCGCGCCAACAATATCATCAGCGAGCTGGGTGCTGATAACGTTGCTTTCTACAACGTCAACGTGACTAACGAAGAGTCTGTGCAAAGCTCAATCAACGACGTTGTTGCCAAATGGGGCGGTCTGCACATTTGTAACAACTACGCCGGCATCGGCAACGCCATTAAAACCCTGGGTAAAGATGGCGCCTTCCCGCTGGACGCCTACAAAACTGTTATTGAAGTGAACCTGATCGGTACCTTCAATGTTGCTCGTTTGGCTGCTGAGCAAATGGCTAAAAATGACCCTTACGACGGCGTGAACGCCCGCGGTGTAATCATCAACACTGCCTCTGTTGCCGCTTACGAAGGCCAAGTTGGCCAGGTGGCTTACAGCTCTTCCAAAGGCGGCGTTGTGGGCATGACCTTGCCGATGGCTCGCGATCTGGCCTCTTACGGCATTCGCGTTAACACTATCGTACCCGGCCTGATTCACACGCCCTTGTTTGAAACTCTGCCCGAGGCAGCCTACAAGTCGCTGGAAAACAGCGTGGTTAACCCCAAGCGTCTGGGTCGCCCTGAAGAGATCGCTCACCTGTCTGTGATGATGGCAGAGAATGAGTACATGAATGGCGAATGTATCCGTCTGGATGGTGCCATCCGCATGCAGCCTCGCTAA
- a CDS encoding NAD(P)/FAD-dependent oxidoreductase: MSTEHCVIVGGSHAAASIAAALRQEGWEGKISIVGEEPHMPYHRPPLSKAYFCGEKNEHELLIRPESFYEKNDIDLVLGSRVVGIDREAKKLTLHDGGEIPYTKLALTTGAKVRKIPFTGHELPGVHYLRDLGDVDEIKKYVTEGASAVIVGGGYIGLETAASLRKLGMKVTVLEAMSRVLQRVTAPELSAFYTRIHTEEGVDIRTDVTLEEITGDGKVNGVRLADGTVIDCKLVVIGVGVIPETELAEQAGLVVNNGIVVNEFAQTNDPDIVAAGDCTFHHNPIYNMDIRLESVQNATDQGRIAAKTLCGNPTAYSALPWFWSDQYDLKLQIAGLSQGYDQVVVRGDTTSGRSFAAFYFKEGRLLAVDAVNSPKEFMMCKKALAAGQTADPNKVADLSIELKDLFTAP; this comes from the coding sequence ATGAGCACTGAACATTGTGTCATCGTTGGCGGCAGCCACGCCGCCGCTTCCATCGCCGCGGCCCTTCGCCAGGAAGGTTGGGAAGGAAAAATTTCCATCGTCGGTGAAGAGCCCCACATGCCCTATCACCGTCCACCGCTTTCAAAGGCCTACTTCTGCGGCGAGAAAAACGAGCACGAGCTGCTGATTCGCCCCGAGAGTTTTTATGAGAAAAATGACATTGACCTGGTGCTGGGCTCACGGGTAGTTGGCATTGACCGGGAAGCCAAGAAACTGACTCTTCACGACGGCGGCGAAATCCCCTACACCAAACTGGCCCTGACCACCGGCGCCAAAGTTCGCAAAATCCCCTTCACTGGCCACGAGCTGCCCGGGGTGCATTACCTGCGGGACCTGGGTGACGTGGACGAAATCAAAAAATACGTGACTGAAGGTGCCTCTGCGGTGATCGTCGGCGGCGGCTATATCGGTCTGGAAACTGCGGCATCACTGCGCAAACTGGGTATGAAGGTCACCGTACTGGAGGCCATGTCTCGGGTGCTGCAGCGGGTCACTGCGCCGGAACTGTCGGCGTTTTACACCCGCATCCACACTGAAGAAGGGGTCGATATCCGCACCGATGTCACCCTGGAAGAAATCACTGGCGACGGCAAAGTCAACGGCGTGAGGCTGGCCGACGGCACGGTGATCGACTGCAAACTGGTAGTGATCGGCGTTGGTGTTATCCCCGAAACCGAGCTGGCCGAGCAGGCCGGTCTGGTAGTCAACAACGGTATCGTGGTGAACGAGTTTGCCCAAACCAACGATCCGGATATTGTCGCGGCGGGTGATTGCACCTTCCATCACAACCCCATCTACAACATGGATATCCGCCTTGAATCTGTGCAGAACGCCACCGATCAGGGCCGCATTGCCGCTAAAACTCTGTGTGGCAACCCCACCGCTTACAGCGCTCTGCCCTGGTTCTGGTCCGACCAGTATGATCTGAAACTGCAGATTGCCGGCTTGTCGCAAGGCTATGACCAGGTTGTGGTTCGCGGGGACACTACCAGCGGCCGCAGCTTTGCCGCCTTCTACTTTAAAGAAGGCCGCCTGCTGGCCGTCGATGCCGTCAATAGTCCCAAAGAGTTCATGATGTGTAAGAAAGCCTTGGCTGCTGGCCAAACGGCTGACCCCAACAAAGTCGCCGATCTCAGCATCGAGCTCAAAGACCTTTTCACCGCGCCATAG
- a CDS encoding 2Fe-2S iron-sulfur cluster-binding protein produces MPTIKFVTHDGNEQEVEAESGTTVMQAAMDNGIDAILAECGGACSCATCHCYVDEAWTDRMPEADEIEKDMLDCVLEPQDNSRLSCQITVTDDLDGIVIRLPESQY; encoded by the coding sequence ATGCCAACAATCAAGTTTGTCACCCACGACGGCAACGAGCAGGAAGTCGAGGCTGAATCCGGCACTACTGTGATGCAGGCAGCCATGGACAACGGCATTGACGCCATCCTCGCTGAGTGTGGCGGCGCTTGCAGCTGCGCTACCTGCCACTGCTACGTTGACGAAGCCTGGACTGACCGCATGCCAGAGGCCGATGAGATCGAAAAAGACATGCTGGACTGTGTGCTGGAGCCCCAGGACAACAGCCGCCTGAGCTGTCAGATCACCGTCACCGACGACCTGGATGGAATCGTCATCCGCCTGCCCGAATCTCAGTACTGA